The following proteins are encoded in a genomic region of Leifsonia psychrotolerans:
- a CDS encoding LLM class flavin-dependent oxidoreductase translates to MDKRIGFLSFGHWQAIPGSLVRTAQDALLQSIELAVAAEEIGIDGAFVRVHHFAQQLASPFPLLSAIAARTSRIEIGTGVIDMRYENPLYLAEEAAATDLISDGRLQLGISRGSPETALDGYESFGFVPEPPQTAADLAHQHTEIFRAAISGAAMARPNPQMTRSLSPLAIEPRSPGLPDRIWWGAGSRATAVRTAEQGMNLMSSTLLTEDTGVPFDELQAEQIQMFRDAWKAAGHAREPRVSVSRSIIPIVTDQDRAYFGGAADGERSDQVGYIDGGIARFGTSYVGEPDRIAAELAQDAAVMDADTLMITVPNMLGVDYNAHLLENIAKYVAPAIGWRHGGSGTPLA, encoded by the coding sequence ATGGACAAACGCATCGGCTTCCTCTCGTTCGGGCACTGGCAGGCGATCCCCGGCTCGCTGGTGCGCACCGCGCAAGACGCACTGCTGCAGTCGATCGAACTTGCCGTCGCGGCCGAAGAGATCGGCATCGACGGCGCGTTCGTGCGTGTGCACCACTTCGCCCAGCAGCTCGCCTCGCCGTTCCCACTCTTGTCGGCCATCGCCGCCCGAACGAGCCGCATCGAGATCGGCACGGGCGTGATCGACATGCGCTACGAGAACCCGCTGTATCTGGCCGAGGAGGCGGCCGCGACCGACCTGATCAGCGACGGCCGGTTGCAGCTCGGCATCAGCCGCGGGTCACCCGAGACGGCGCTCGACGGATACGAGTCGTTCGGCTTCGTGCCCGAGCCCCCGCAGACGGCGGCAGACCTCGCGCACCAGCACACCGAGATCTTCCGCGCCGCGATCAGTGGTGCCGCGATGGCGCGCCCGAACCCGCAGATGACGCGGTCGCTCAGCCCTCTGGCGATCGAGCCGCGCTCCCCCGGATTGCCCGACCGCATCTGGTGGGGTGCCGGTTCCCGAGCCACGGCGGTTCGAACCGCAGAGCAGGGCATGAACCTGATGAGCTCGACACTGCTCACCGAAGATACCGGGGTTCCATTTGACGAGCTGCAGGCCGAACAGATTCAGATGTTCCGTGACGCGTGGAAGGCCGCCGGGCACGCCCGCGAACCTCGCGTGTCGGTCAGCCGCAGCATCATTCCGATCGTGACTGACCAGGATCGCGCATACTTCGGTGGGGCCGCAGACGGCGAACGGAGCGACCAGGTCGGGTACATCGACGGCGGCATCGCACGATTCGGCACGAGCTATGTCGGCGAGCCCGACCGCATCGCCGCCGAACTCGCCCAGGATGCCGCGGTAATGGACGCCGACACCCTGATGATCACGGTGCCCAACATGCTCGGCGTCGACTACAACGCCCACCTGCTGGAGAACATCGCGAAGTATGTCGCACCCGCGATCGGCTGGCGTCACGGGGGCTCGGGCACTCCCCTGGCATAA